In Manduca sexta isolate Smith_Timp_Sample1 chromosome 23, JHU_Msex_v1.0, whole genome shotgun sequence, one DNA window encodes the following:
- the LOC119190304 gene encoding LOW QUALITY PROTEIN: ras-related protein Rab-30-like (The sequence of the model RefSeq protein was modified relative to this genomic sequence to represent the inferred CDS: inserted 1 base in 1 codon): MAIVKTPVLKVILCGEYGVGKSSLFRRFINNTFVPNSDRRSTLGLDHFEKLYQVADKDVKLQLWDTGGMERIASVTSSYYKFAEAAILVFSLDNASSFHVLSQHLLDIVTYAENAKIFLCGNKSDLEGSSPQVTDADIETFCEQCHNLISSTYKTSCKTGKGVEEMFADIALQLVESNRSRIELQTLDHNSFKIXNPDQPEEPACNC; this comes from the exons ATGGCTATTGTAAAGACACCAGTGCTCAAAGTAATATTGTGTGGCGAATATGGTGTTGGAAAAAGCTCGTTGTTTCGGaggtttattaataatacatttgtcCCAAACTCTGATAGAAGGTCGACATTGGGACTAGATCACTTCGAAAAGTTATACCAAGTCGCAGATAAAGACGTCaag ttACAGTTATGGGATACTGGAGGCATGGAAAGAATTGCATCTGTTACATCAAGTTATTACAAATTTGCTGAAGCAgcaattttagtattttctcTGGACAATGCATCATCATTTCATGTTCTTAGTCAGCATTTACTTGATATTGTCACATATGCagaaaatgcaaaaatatttttatgtggtaATAAATCAGATTTGGAGGGCTCATCACCTCAAGTGACAGATGCTGATATTGAGACATTCTG TGAGCAATGTCACAATCTCATCAGTAGTACATACAAAACATCATGTAAGACTGGCAAAGGTGTTGAAGAAATGTTTGCTGACATAGCCTTGCAGCTTGTGGAGTCAAATAGATCAAGAATTGAGTTACAGACATTGGATCATAATAGTTTCAAGA TCAACCCGGATCAGCCCGAAGAGCCAGCATGTAATTGTTGA
- the LOC119190276 gene encoding LOW QUALITY PROTEIN: cysteine desulfurase, mitochondrial-like (The sequence of the model RefSeq protein was modified relative to this genomic sequence to represent the inferred CDS: inserted 1 base in 1 codon; deleted 5 bases in 4 codons) — MGLRSFDDKYSLKHEEIGRPLYFDVQATSPMDPRVLDAMLPYLVSNPHSXTHAYGWESEAAVEKAREQVAHLIGADPKEIIFTSGATESNNISVKGVARFYGPRKKHVVTTQIEHKCVLDSCRALEGEGYKITYLPVQQNGIIRLEDLEKALTPETSLVSIMTVNNEIGVRQPIEEIGKICKSKKVFFHTDAAQALGKIPLDVNKMNIDLMSISGHKIYGPKGVGALYIRRRPRVRVEPIQSGGGQERGMRSGTVPTPLVVGLGAACELAEREMAYDHAWMQKLSQRFLDKIYSKLTHVIRNGDATQTYPGCINLSFAYVEGESLLMALKDIALSSGSACTSASLEPSYVLRAIGADEDLAHSSIRFGLGRFTTVDEVDYTAEKTIRHVERLREMSPLWEMVQEGIDIKTIQWSQH; from the exons ATGGGGCTTAGATCTT TTGATGATAAGTACTCGCTGAAGCATGAAGAAATTGGCAGGCCACTCTAT TTTGATGTACAAGCTACGTCACCAAtg gATCCAAGG GTACTTGATGCTATGCTACCATACTTGGTCAGTAACCCACATT AAACACATGCCTATGGATGGGAAAGTGAGGCAGCTGTTGAA AAAGCCAGGGAACAAGTTGCCCACTTGATTGGAGCTGACCCTAAAGAAATTATATTCACTTCTGGTGCTACAGAATCTAATAACATATCAGTCAAAGGAGTAGCTCGTTTTTATGGACCTAGGAAAAAGCATGTAGTCACCACACAAATT GAACACAAATGTGTGCTTGATTCATGTCGT GCTTTGGAAGGAGAAGGATATAAAATCACATATCTACCTGTCCAGCAAAATGGAATAATTAGATTGGAAGACCTAGAAAAGGCTCTCACTCCTGAAACAAGTCTTGTGTCCATAATGACTGTCAACAATGAGATAG GTGTAAGACAGCCAATTGAAGAAATTGGTAAAATTTGCAAGagcaaaaaagtatttttccaCACTGATGCAGCACAAGCACTTGGCAAAATACCTttggatgtaaataaaatgaatatagacttaatgtctatttctggaCATAAAATTTATGGACCAAAGGGTGTTGGAGCTTTATACATTAGGCGCCGACCCAGAGTGCGAGTTGAACCAATACAAAGTGGAGGTGGTCAAGAGAGGGGCATGAGAAGTGGAACAGTGCCGACTCCCCTAGTTGTAGGACTGG GAGCTGCTTGTGAATTAGCAGAGCGTGAAATGGCGTATGATCATGCTTGGATGCAGAAACTATCTCAAcgatttttagataaaatatattcaaagctAACACATGTAATAAGAAATGGCGATGCAACACAAACTTATCCTGGATGTATTAATCTTTCATTCGCATATGTCGAAG gtGAATCACTTCTTATGGCACTAAAAGATATTGCATTATCAAGTGGATCAGCTTGCACCTCTGCATCACTTGAGCCATCCTATGTATTAAGAGCCATTGGTGCAGATGAAGATTTGGCACACAGTTCAATAag GTTTGGTTTAGGAAGATTTACGACAGTCGATGAAGTGGATTATACAGCTGAAAAGACAATTAGACATGTGGAGCGACTTAGAGAAATGAGCCCACTTTGGGAAATGGTTCAAGAAGGCATAGACATCAAAACAATCCAATGGTCTCAACACTAA